One segment of Sulfobacillus thermosulfidooxidans DSM 9293 DNA contains the following:
- a CDS encoding thioredoxin domain-containing protein produces the protein MAEPTFRFSPRPNRAGDIHWHEWTQDTFQQAQAEDKPILLSISAVWCHWCHVMDETTYSDPQIISRINSDFIPIRIDNDQRPDINQRYNMGGWPTTAFLTPAGEIITGGTYIAPEQMAPLLDQVISYWNEHKSEIADQLNPPAPPKINPHAEIPSPESVTKIMEAIRQQFDRAYGGLGVAPKFPQVDVWDLALLFFTATGDGWAAGMAVRTLDAMAGSALFDGIGGGFFRYSTTREWTIPHFEKMLDDNAQLAKLYLHAYQVLGDDTYRQIADAVLNWANKNLLNLNGLWGGSQDADEEYYRLPQEERDKRPAPFVDPIMYTHANAQMISAQLLAASLINPTVYAPIALTALEALWDRMWDENAGLYHYDNEGPKLPGQLIDVAHFTNTLIDGYEFTGDPIYLERAETLIAYADRVLKGENNGFYDQIEMPGAPGRLKHRQQPLNENALMARAFLRLGALFEDDQWTRRGQALVGEFSPMAEEQGVFGALWAIVADRAHAPVLSATVVQSHHRPGTALRQAIYGLYDRNRVVRTWPVGSPEFAQSGYPEIPVPALYICQGQTCSQPITEPEGILPALQQLQQAATAQVPNPGGSSPEA, from the coding sequence ATGGCAGAACCTACTTTCCGTTTTAGTCCACGTCCTAACCGGGCGGGAGACATTCATTGGCATGAGTGGACCCAAGACACTTTTCAACAGGCCCAGGCCGAAGACAAGCCGATTCTCTTGTCCATTTCGGCAGTCTGGTGCCACTGGTGCCATGTCATGGATGAAACCACATATTCTGACCCTCAAATCATTTCCCGCATTAATTCCGATTTTATACCAATTCGGATCGATAATGATCAAAGACCCGACATCAATCAACGTTATAATATGGGCGGCTGGCCGACGACAGCATTTTTGACCCCGGCTGGAGAAATTATTACGGGGGGGACGTATATTGCCCCGGAGCAAATGGCGCCTTTGCTAGATCAAGTTATTAGCTATTGGAATGAGCACAAAAGCGAAATTGCTGACCAATTAAATCCGCCTGCGCCCCCGAAAATCAATCCCCATGCGGAGATCCCCTCTCCGGAATCGGTTACCAAGATTATGGAGGCGATTCGTCAACAATTCGACCGGGCTTACGGGGGTCTTGGAGTCGCGCCCAAATTTCCGCAAGTGGATGTCTGGGACTTAGCGTTGCTCTTCTTTACCGCCACAGGGGATGGCTGGGCGGCAGGAATGGCCGTGCGAACCTTGGATGCCATGGCGGGTTCCGCGCTATTCGATGGCATTGGCGGGGGATTTTTCCGCTATTCCACGACCCGCGAATGGACGATTCCCCACTTTGAAAAGATGCTGGATGATAACGCGCAACTGGCCAAATTATATCTGCACGCGTACCAGGTTTTGGGTGATGACACGTACCGGCAAATCGCCGACGCCGTGCTCAATTGGGCCAATAAGAATCTGTTAAATCTCAATGGTTTATGGGGCGGCTCTCAAGACGCCGATGAAGAGTACTACCGGCTACCGCAAGAAGAACGAGACAAGAGACCGGCACCTTTTGTTGATCCCATTATGTACACCCATGCCAATGCACAAATGATATCAGCCCAGTTATTAGCGGCATCGCTCATTAATCCCACCGTTTATGCGCCCATTGCCCTAACCGCGTTAGAAGCGCTCTGGGATAGGATGTGGGATGAAAATGCGGGACTCTATCATTATGATAATGAGGGCCCCAAGTTGCCAGGCCAATTAATCGATGTCGCCCACTTCACCAACACGCTGATTGATGGCTATGAATTTACGGGCGATCCCATTTACTTAGAGCGGGCCGAGACCCTTATTGCCTATGCCGATCGGGTCTTAAAAGGTGAAAATAACGGCTTCTACGATCAAATCGAAATGCCTGGCGCTCCGGGACGACTCAAACACCGTCAACAACCCCTGAATGAAAACGCGTTAATGGCCCGCGCATTTCTCCGCCTAGGAGCACTTTTCGAAGACGACCAGTGGACTCGTCGTGGCCAGGCCCTTGTTGGGGAATTCTCCCCGATGGCCGAAGAGCAAGGAGTTTTTGGTGCGCTTTGGGCTATTGTCGCGGATCGGGCCCATGCTCCTGTACTGAGCGCGACCGTCGTACAGTCCCATCACCGGCCCGGAACAGCCCTGCGGCAAGCGATTTATGGTCTTTATGATCGTAATCGGGTTGTGCGTACGTGGCCTGTGGGGAGTCCTGAATTTGCTCAAAGTGGTTATCCAGAAATTCCCGTTCCGGCTCTTTATATTTGTCAGGGCCAGACCTGTTCTCAGCCCATCACAGAACCTGAAGGCATTTTGCCCGCTCTTCAACAATTGCAACAAGCAGCCACCGCCCAAGTTCCAAACCCAGGCGGCAGTTCCCCGGAGGCTTAA
- a CDS encoding APC family permease, protein MNIWHALIGRPLKDREEQAVRVGVIEGLSVLAPDALSSVAYGTQEILIELQRAGITALWYVLPISAVIVVLLTFLVISYRQIIRSYPGGGGAYVIGRDTLGADASLIAGAALLIDYTLTVAVSVTAGVAAVVAAFPVLTPWTVGLSVAIVIVLAILNLRGLRESARAFALPTYLFIFMILLMAVVGLFKPLPEAPPWHSYITPPLGAVGLFVVLRAFSSGSSALTGIEAISNGVPIFQEPAPTRARTTLLLLGLFLGSMFLGTSIISYRYHIIPSANTTVLQQLAADIFGRGIFFYGLSFVTMAILAIAANTSFAGFPQLSSIMARDQWMPRMFLSRGDRLVYQNGVIILALVAIILIVGFGGNTTNLIPLYAIGVYLSFTIAMLSLAVKTWRNRTQFSKRAVIILVGMGLMGATLTALVVIVSLITKFTQGAWIVALALPLLIWGMRKIRRHYRAVADELRVTDYSLKPVPAKIVAVVPVNSINRLSIKSLSVALGLAEEVVALHVVRSQEPPHQFEERWEKWNPDPRIKLAVVPTQYRSVVRPVVRYVDLLSHQNPENHVVIILPELIVRYVWEHFLHNQLALTLETVFIFRKNVTVMIMPYKLQGH, encoded by the coding sequence TTGAACATTTGGCACGCTCTCATTGGGCGACCCCTCAAAGACCGTGAAGAGCAAGCGGTCCGTGTGGGCGTGATTGAGGGATTATCGGTTTTGGCGCCAGACGCTTTGTCGTCGGTCGCGTACGGCACGCAGGAAATTTTGATTGAATTGCAGCGCGCAGGAATTACGGCCTTATGGTATGTCTTGCCCATATCGGCCGTCATTGTGGTTTTACTCACATTTTTGGTGATCAGTTACCGGCAAATTATTCGGTCCTATCCGGGCGGTGGCGGAGCCTATGTTATTGGGCGAGACACACTAGGGGCGGACGCGAGTTTAATCGCGGGAGCAGCACTTCTTATCGACTATACGCTAACCGTGGCGGTTAGTGTCACAGCGGGCGTTGCGGCTGTTGTTGCGGCGTTTCCAGTTTTGACCCCATGGACCGTGGGACTTTCCGTAGCGATTGTGATTGTGTTAGCGATTTTAAACCTCCGCGGTCTCAGGGAGTCGGCACGTGCCTTTGCCTTGCCGACTTATTTGTTCATTTTTATGATCTTGTTGATGGCCGTGGTTGGCCTCTTTAAACCCTTGCCCGAAGCTCCACCCTGGCATAGTTATATCACCCCGCCACTGGGGGCGGTGGGGTTATTCGTTGTGTTGCGAGCTTTTAGTTCCGGATCTTCAGCCTTAACAGGGATTGAAGCGATATCCAATGGTGTCCCGATATTCCAAGAACCCGCACCAACCAGAGCTCGGACGACATTGTTGTTGCTGGGATTGTTTCTCGGCAGTATGTTTTTGGGAACCTCGATTATTTCATATCGCTATCATATCATTCCGTCCGCCAACACCACGGTATTACAGCAATTGGCGGCCGACATTTTTGGACGCGGCATCTTTTTCTACGGATTATCTTTTGTGACCATGGCGATTTTGGCGATCGCAGCGAATACCAGTTTTGCGGGATTTCCGCAGTTGTCAAGCATTATGGCGCGCGATCAGTGGATGCCGCGAATGTTTTTGAGTCGCGGAGATCGTCTGGTCTATCAAAATGGCGTGATCATTTTAGCGCTCGTGGCCATTATCCTCATCGTGGGATTTGGCGGAAATACCACCAATTTGATTCCCCTTTATGCCATTGGGGTCTATTTAAGTTTTACCATCGCGATGCTCTCACTTGCCGTAAAAACGTGGCGGAACCGGACCCAATTCTCGAAACGGGCAGTCATTATATTAGTGGGTATGGGTCTTATGGGAGCTACCTTGACGGCTTTGGTGGTTATCGTCTCGCTGATTACAAAATTTACCCAAGGGGCATGGATTGTTGCCTTGGCATTACCCTTGTTGATATGGGGTATGCGTAAAATAAGACGGCATTACCGGGCTGTGGCTGATGAATTGCGTGTTACGGATTATTCCTTGAAGCCCGTCCCGGCGAAAATCGTCGCAGTGGTGCCGGTCAATAGCATTAACCGCTTATCCATTAAAAGCCTATCGGTGGCCTTGGGACTCGCTGAGGAAGTGGTGGCACTGCATGTGGTGCGCAGTCAAGAACCGCCTCACCAGTTTGAAGAGCGTTGGGAAAAATGGAATCCTGATCCCCGGATCAAATTGGCGGTTGTTCCTACCCAGTACCGCTCGGTCGTGCGACCTGTTGTACGCTATGTGGATTTATTGTCACATCAAAATCCCGAGAACCATGTGGTAATTATTTTACCGGAACTGATCGTTCGTTACGTTTGGGAACATTTCTTGCATAACCAGCTCGCGTTAACACTAGAAACGGTGTTTATCTTTCGCAAGAATGTGACCGTCATGATCATGCCCTATAAGCTTCAAGGACACTAG
- the rsfS gene encoding ribosome silencing factor, with protein MIPEDTRKWAELAAKTALERKGENVVVLDMRQVTLVADYFVIVSGHTVIQVAALADHIEEALRMAQVPLLQRVGGDKAHWVLLDYGAVVVHIFTDEERRYYDLERLWGDAEIVPIGE; from the coding sequence ATTATTCCTGAGGACACACGGAAATGGGCAGAATTAGCTGCGAAGACGGCCTTAGAACGCAAGGGCGAAAATGTCGTAGTCTTAGATATGCGGCAAGTGACATTGGTGGCGGATTATTTTGTGATTGTCTCCGGGCATACCGTCATTCAAGTGGCGGCGTTAGCTGACCATATTGAAGAGGCATTAAGGATGGCCCAGGTTCCCCTGCTTCAACGGGTAGGCGGGGATAAAGCGCACTGGGTGCTACTCGATTACGGAGCGGTGGTAGTTCACATCTTTACGGATGAAGAGCGCCGGTATTATGATTTAGAACGCCTGTGGGGCGATGCGGAAATCGTACCCATTGGGGAATGA
- the yqeK gene encoding bis(5'-nucleosyl)-tetraphosphatase (symmetrical) YqeK: MGFLEDRLAQLTTHRQQHVWRVAQLMEELAQIHHLPAEDARLSALGHDLAREMSRDALRLEARRLGLPINAPEEEEPILLHGPVAAAWLQQENLGGPEVWEAIYYHTTAAPDLSPLAKALFIADGVEPGRKFDARARIEQVAKEQSLDDAYILLLKETMQYLQSRRLKPHPLMLKTLESLR, encoded by the coding sequence ATGGGATTTTTAGAGGATCGCTTGGCTCAGTTAACAACACACCGGCAGCAGCATGTTTGGCGCGTCGCCCAATTGATGGAGGAATTAGCCCAGATTCATCATTTGCCCGCGGAAGATGCCCGACTTTCGGCATTGGGGCATGACCTCGCTCGGGAAATGTCTCGCGATGCCCTACGCCTCGAGGCCCGGCGCCTGGGTTTGCCCATTAATGCTCCTGAGGAGGAGGAACCGATTTTGCTTCACGGCCCAGTGGCCGCAGCGTGGTTGCAACAGGAAAATTTGGGAGGGCCCGAGGTCTGGGAAGCCATTTATTATCACACCACAGCGGCGCCCGATCTTTCGCCATTAGCGAAAGCTTTATTTATTGCAGATGGGGTCGAACCAGGCAGGAAATTTGATGCCCGGGCGAGAATCGAGCAGGTGGCGAAAGAACAATCATTGGACGACGCCTATATTTTGTTGTTGAAAGAAACGATGCAATACCTTCAATCCCGCCGTTTAAAACCGCATCCCCTGATGCTCAAAACACTGGAGTCTCTGAGATGA
- a CDS encoding RNA recognition motif domain-containing protein — protein sequence MSKTLYVGNLPWATTEEELAQAFAQHAHVISARIIMDRETGRSRGFGFVEVADEDVDRAVEAMNGTQLNGRDIIVNEARPRQNRY from the coding sequence ATGTCGAAAACATTATATGTCGGTAACTTACCATGGGCAACAACCGAAGAAGAATTGGCTCAAGCCTTTGCCCAACACGCCCATGTTATTAGTGCCCGAATTATTATGGACCGTGAGACGGGACGTTCGCGGGGGTTTGGATTTGTCGAAGTGGCGGATGAAGATGTGGACCGTGCCGTTGAGGCCATGAACGGTACGCAGTTAAATGGCCGTGACATTATTGTCAATGAAGCACGTCCTCGTCAGAACCGGTATTAA
- the nadD gene encoding nicotinate-nucleotide adenylyltransferase translates to MGKETRAIGLMGGTFNPIHYGHLVTAEAARDAFHLDRVIFIPSGQPPHKPPSVLASAEHRFLMTFLAIAPNMHFELSRVEIDRQGPSYTSETLAYFHRLDPDVDWYFISGADAILEIASWHYPEDIFRYAHLIAASRPGYSLSRIHALARELGEEKVQRIHQLEVPALAISSSQVRERLRLGLSIKYLVPEAVEHYIEKNHLYEHGP, encoded by the coding sequence ATGGGTAAAGAGACACGAGCCATAGGGCTTATGGGAGGAACGTTTAACCCGATTCATTACGGACACCTGGTGACTGCGGAAGCAGCCCGGGATGCATTCCATTTGGATCGGGTCATTTTTATCCCTTCTGGGCAGCCACCGCACAAACCGCCTTCGGTATTGGCGAGTGCGGAACACCGGTTCTTGATGACATTTCTGGCGATTGCTCCCAATATGCATTTTGAGTTATCTCGAGTAGAAATCGATCGTCAAGGCCCATCCTATACCAGTGAAACTCTTGCCTATTTTCACCGGCTAGATCCCGATGTCGATTGGTACTTCATTAGTGGTGCCGATGCTATTCTCGAAATCGCCTCGTGGCATTATCCTGAGGATATTTTTCGGTATGCTCATCTTATTGCCGCAAGCCGCCCGGGCTATTCGTTGTCGCGCATCCATGCCCTGGCTCGTGAGCTTGGCGAAGAAAAAGTGCAACGGATCCATCAATTAGAAGTGCCGGCGCTAGCCATTTCATCGAGTCAGGTACGGGAACGGTTGCGTTTGGGATTGTCGATAAAATATCTCGTGCCTGAGGCTGTTGAGCATTATATCGAGAAAAATCATTTATACGAACATGGCCCATAA
- the obgE gene encoding GTPase ObgE, whose amino-acid sequence MFVDEVKIFVQAGKGGNGAVAFRREKFVPNGGPAGGDGGKGGSVIFEVDPGLNTLMDFRHQKHYRAQDGEPGGTNNMYGRDGEDIIVRVPPGTIVRSEQGELIADLTQPGQRAVIARGGRGGKGNSHFASSRHRAPRVAERGQAGEALWVTLELNLLADVGLVGFPNAGKSTLISVISAAKPKIADYPFTTLVPNLGVVSQYGEPFVVADVPGLIEGAHQGQGLGDTFLRHLNRTRVLLHLVDMDPQNGHDPVNDFRIIRHELEAFSPDLAARPRLIVATKMDVLGSQENLQRLQDYVAPLKVWPISSLTREGVDALMWEVRKILDETPKPVFQKPEPVIKPVVRGFSLEPCEEGVRVVGDVEERAGMTLWGNRDAEEYFLEYLRRRGLENLLRRQQIPDGSAVMVGEGTFYWREGELVLE is encoded by the coding sequence ATGTTTGTCGACGAAGTAAAAATTTTTGTGCAAGCTGGCAAAGGGGGTAACGGCGCCGTAGCCTTTAGGCGGGAAAAATTTGTTCCCAATGGAGGACCGGCTGGCGGTGACGGGGGGAAAGGCGGTAGTGTGATTTTTGAAGTGGATCCAGGACTCAACACGCTCATGGATTTTCGTCATCAAAAGCATTACCGTGCCCAAGATGGAGAACCGGGCGGTACCAATAACATGTATGGACGTGATGGCGAGGATATCATTGTGCGCGTACCCCCTGGCACAATTGTTCGTTCGGAACAGGGCGAACTCATTGCGGATTTGACACAACCGGGCCAGCGGGCAGTGATTGCTCGTGGTGGGCGCGGAGGTAAAGGCAATTCGCATTTCGCGTCCTCCCGGCACCGAGCTCCCAGGGTGGCAGAACGTGGTCAAGCGGGTGAGGCACTTTGGGTCACATTGGAATTAAATCTATTGGCTGACGTTGGGCTGGTGGGATTCCCCAATGCGGGTAAATCGACTCTGATTTCGGTGATCTCTGCTGCTAAGCCCAAAATCGCAGACTATCCATTTACAACCCTTGTGCCGAATTTGGGAGTGGTTAGCCAATACGGGGAACCGTTTGTGGTTGCCGACGTACCAGGACTGATTGAAGGTGCTCATCAAGGTCAGGGACTGGGAGATACCTTTCTGCGCCACTTGAATCGTACTCGCGTGTTGTTGCATCTGGTCGATATGGATCCGCAAAATGGTCACGATCCGGTGAATGACTTCCGAATTATTCGCCACGAACTGGAAGCGTTTTCTCCAGATTTGGCCGCCAGACCCCGCCTCATTGTTGCGACCAAAATGGACGTGCTAGGAAGCCAGGAGAATCTTCAACGATTACAAGACTATGTGGCGCCCTTGAAAGTATGGCCCATTTCCTCGTTAACCCGGGAGGGCGTGGATGCGTTGATGTGGGAAGTGCGAAAAATTTTGGATGAAACGCCTAAACCCGTCTTTCAAAAACCAGAACCCGTGATTAAACCTGTTGTCCGCGGATTTTCCCTGGAACCTTGTGAAGAGGGCGTCCGCGTGGTCGGGGACGTGGAAGAACGTGCAGGAATGACATTATGGGGTAATCGCGATGCCGAAGAATATTTTCTGGAATATTTACGGCGCCGCGGACTCGAAAATTTATTACGACGCCAACAAATCCCAGATGGCTCGGCGGTTATGGTGGGAGAAGGGACATTTTATTGGAGAGAAGGAGAACTCGTGTTAGAATGA
- a CDS encoding Spo0B domain-containing protein, giving the protein MYGLAMRFIILLALGVGVYWSTHFWRIIFLIFFALYLVIWVRLASQAQAVEIIRRYRHRYANHLQVISGWLQLGQYERADKYLMDHALASVHPGIFRGLPLRWTYQMIALDAYAESLGNMILWQNPEHIAGTYMMLWKLRAVLRCVIPLAKGTIVVRFEPGRFNVEVEEGGMKALPRKHIKGVKWNRQQGMITASWGHR; this is encoded by the coding sequence GTGTATGGCCTAGCCATGCGGTTCATAATTCTTCTTGCGCTGGGAGTGGGCGTGTATTGGAGTACCCACTTCTGGCGTATTATTTTTCTTATCTTTTTTGCTTTATATCTAGTCATTTGGGTACGTCTCGCTAGCCAAGCCCAAGCCGTCGAAATTATCCGGCGATACCGACATCGTTATGCCAACCATCTGCAAGTGATCAGTGGATGGTTGCAGTTGGGACAATATGAACGGGCCGACAAGTATCTGATGGATCATGCGTTGGCGAGCGTTCATCCCGGGATTTTTCGTGGGTTGCCTCTTAGATGGACGTATCAAATGATTGCGTTAGACGCCTATGCGGAATCTCTAGGAAACATGATTCTCTGGCAAAATCCAGAACATATTGCTGGTACCTACATGATGCTGTGGAAATTACGGGCGGTTTTACGCTGTGTCATCCCATTGGCCAAAGGTACCATCGTGGTGCGGTTCGAACCAGGCCGGTTTAATGTGGAAGTTGAGGAAGGGGGCATGAAGGCATTGCCCCGTAAGCACATTAAAGGCGTAAAGTGGAATCGACAACAAGGGATGATTACCGCATCATGGGGGCATCGGTAA
- the rpmA gene encoding 50S ribosomal protein L27 codes for MRLQLFAHKKGGGSSRNGRDSKPKMLGVKRHQGQLVTAGSIIVRQRGSKFHPGTNVGMGRDFTLYAKVDGTVAFVRKGHDRREVRILPVNEG; via the coding sequence ATGCGTTTACAACTCTTTGCTCACAAAAAGGGAGGCGGTAGTTCCCGTAACGGCCGTGACTCCAAGCCCAAAATGTTGGGAGTAAAGCGCCATCAAGGTCAGTTAGTCACTGCCGGAAGTATTATTGTTCGTCAACGGGGCTCAAAGTTTCATCCCGGAACGAACGTAGGAATGGGCCGTGACTTCACGCTCTATGCCAAAGTTGACGGAACGGTAGCTTTTGTCCGGAAAGGGCATGATCGGCGCGAAGTGCGCATCTTGCCCGTCAATGAGGGTTAA
- a CDS encoding ribosomal-processing cysteine protease Prp produces the protein MIKVKIGRDTHGMVQEITITGHAGQGPYGHDIVCAAVSALSETLVLGLTRIAPISMDYHLDEGDLSMVFHEAPSEAAQAIIDTFCLGLQDLANTEPKFVQYHEHTINRHRSRGRD, from the coding sequence GTGATCAAGGTGAAAATTGGCCGGGACACCCATGGTATGGTGCAGGAAATCACGATTACCGGTCATGCTGGCCAAGGACCTTATGGTCATGATATTGTCTGTGCTGCTGTATCCGCTTTATCCGAAACCCTGGTGTTGGGATTAACACGGATTGCCCCCATCTCGATGGATTACCATTTAGATGAAGGGGATCTCAGTATGGTATTTCATGAAGCTCCATCGGAAGCTGCACAAGCGATAATTGATACCTTTTGTTTAGGATTGCAAGATTTGGCCAATACCGAACCCAAATTTGTGCAATATCATGAGCACACGATAAATCGTCACAGATCGCGAGGGAGGGATTAG
- the rplU gene encoding 50S ribosomal protein L21, whose translation MHWINATVMDGIGGFSVYAVIETGGKQYRVTPGQELLIEKLPLDEGNEYTFDRLLLVVDDNGQPIVGTPYVQGANVVGTIVRQERGEKILVFKYKPKSNYRRRQGHRQYLTRVRIDRINATV comes from the coding sequence ATGCATTGGATTAATGCCACGGTGATGGATGGAATAGGGGGATTTAGTGTGTACGCGGTAATTGAGACAGGGGGAAAGCAATATCGGGTGACCCCTGGACAAGAACTTTTGATAGAAAAATTGCCCCTCGATGAAGGCAATGAATATACATTTGATCGTTTGCTATTGGTTGTCGATGATAATGGACAGCCCATTGTGGGGACACCATATGTCCAAGGCGCCAATGTGGTGGGCACCATCGTCCGACAAGAACGTGGTGAAAAAATCTTGGTATTCAAGTATAAGCCCAAGAGTAACTACCGACGTCGCCAAGGTCATCGCCAGTACTTAACCCGGGTTCGCATTGACCGCATCAATGCGACGGTCTAA
- a CDS encoding Rne/Rng family ribonuclease yields MTRRKRRRWGILPAESMDSMGAANRDAGVESPGAAASLNQDDSAPLAPEPKVFKELLVNYEPHESRLAILEAGQLVEFYIERDDEEQSAGNIYKGKVENVLPGMRAAFVNLGLEKNGFLYVDDAHAEERDHKKSRPIQDVLKVGQEIVVQIVKEAIGNKGARVTTNISLPGRYLVLTPYSETIGVSRRIDSERERERLRSIAEKIRPKGMGLIVRTVAEGASQKALIRDLAYLRRMWTRIKHKARVMKAPALLHREASLIARTIRDHLDESVDRFVIDDEQAFYRAREIAETISPALKHRIELDNGTVPLFELRGVEAELDRAVKRRVWLKCGGYLVIDETEALTVIDVNTGKNVGSTDLSDTVLATNKEAAIEIARQLRLRDISGIVIIDFIDMENEEDQAEVLKTFQRALRHDRTRVTVLGLTRLGLLEMTRKKVRESLLNQLTRVCPQCDGRGHVLSEEVIARRLRQRIVERLKESGAEAILAEANPAIASHLIGPGGTNLKELERNTGRAVFVRGAQDCEMEEIKIIKVGTREEVERLALPVHEGQRLEVLVQERHASNAKDGIARLEGYVVDIESAGDKVGEVVQVEIVRALRTFATARIVEDHKESLIDLAPVPLDEVETYSNMLPPPCSEV; encoded by the coding sequence ATGACACGGCGCAAACGTCGCCGTTGGGGGATTCTTCCTGCAGAGTCGATGGACTCTATGGGAGCGGCTAATAGGGACGCTGGCGTCGAATCCCCAGGGGCCGCCGCATCGTTAAATCAAGATGATAGCGCTCCTCTGGCGCCGGAACCAAAAGTTTTCAAGGAACTGTTGGTAAATTATGAGCCTCACGAAAGTCGCTTGGCCATTTTAGAAGCCGGACAGTTGGTTGAATTTTATATTGAACGCGATGATGAAGAACAATCGGCAGGCAATATTTACAAAGGCAAAGTCGAAAATGTTTTACCCGGAATGAGAGCGGCGTTCGTCAATCTGGGGTTAGAAAAGAATGGTTTTCTTTACGTGGATGACGCTCATGCTGAAGAACGGGATCATAAGAAATCCCGGCCCATTCAAGATGTCTTGAAAGTGGGCCAGGAAATTGTTGTGCAGATTGTTAAAGAAGCCATCGGCAACAAAGGGGCTCGTGTGACGACCAACATCAGTCTGCCTGGGCGTTATCTGGTGCTGACGCCATATTCGGAAACGATTGGGGTCTCCCGGCGGATTGATTCTGAACGGGAACGCGAGCGGCTGAGAAGTATTGCGGAAAAGATCCGCCCCAAAGGAATGGGATTGATTGTCCGCACTGTGGCTGAAGGGGCTTCTCAAAAGGCGTTGATTCGCGATTTAGCCTACTTACGGCGCATGTGGACACGCATTAAGCATAAGGCGCGGGTCATGAAAGCTCCAGCATTATTACATCGCGAAGCGAGCTTGATTGCCCGAACCATTCGGGATCATTTGGATGAATCGGTCGATCGTTTCGTGATTGATGACGAGCAGGCATTTTACCGAGCCCGGGAAATCGCGGAAACTATTTCTCCCGCCTTAAAGCACCGGATTGAACTCGATAATGGCACAGTACCACTCTTTGAATTGCGGGGGGTGGAAGCCGAGCTTGATCGCGCGGTCAAACGCCGTGTCTGGTTAAAATGCGGGGGATATTTGGTTATTGATGAAACTGAAGCGTTAACGGTCATTGATGTGAATACCGGAAAAAATGTGGGATCGACGGATCTTTCCGACACTGTCTTAGCCACCAATAAGGAGGCGGCAATTGAAATTGCACGCCAACTTCGGCTACGGGATATTAGTGGGATTGTGATTATTGACTTCATCGATATGGAAAATGAAGAAGACCAGGCCGAAGTCTTAAAGACATTCCAACGTGCTTTACGCCATGACCGCACCCGGGTCACCGTGTTAGGGCTGACCCGGCTCGGATTACTGGAAATGACCCGGAAGAAGGTCCGGGAGTCACTCCTTAATCAATTAACACGAGTTTGTCCACAGTGTGATGGTCGGGGACATGTCTTATCTGAAGAGGTGATTGCTCGCCGCCTGCGCCAGCGAATCGTCGAGCGCCTCAAAGAATCGGGTGCAGAAGCAATCCTGGCGGAAGCGAATCCCGCCATTGCAAGCCACTTGATTGGTCCCGGTGGGACAAACCTTAAAGAACTGGAACGGAACACAGGACGCGCTGTCTTTGTTCGTGGGGCCCAAGACTGTGAGATGGAAGAGATTAAGATTATCAAAGTGGGAACCCGGGAGGAAGTGGAACGGCTGGCACTTCCGGTTCACGAGGGTCAAAGGTTAGAGGTCTTGGTTCAAGAACGTCATGCCAGTAACGCGAAAGACGGAATTGCTCGCCTCGAAGGCTATGTTGTAGACATTGAGTCGGCGGGGGACAAAGTGGGCGAAGTGGTTCAAGTCGAAATTGTGCGCGCGTTGAGGACATTCGCGACGGCGCGCATCGTTGAGGACCATAAAGAGTCTCTCATCGATTTGGCCCCAGTACCTCTTGACGAGGTAGAAACCTATTCGAATATGTTGCCACCGCCTTGCTCTGAGGTTTGA